The Paraconexibacter algicola genome includes the window GAGGGCGTCGACATGTCGCTCTACGAGAACGACATCACCGCGTTCATCGGCCCGTCCGGCTGCGGCAAGTCGACCGTCCTGCGGTGCCTGAACCGCATGAACGACCTCGTCCCGGGCGCCACCGTCCAGGGCACGCTGACCTACCACGACGTCGACCTCTACGCGCCCGAGGTCGACCCGGTCGCCGTGCGCCAGCGCGTCGGCATGGTCTTCCAGAAGCCCAACCCGTTCCCGAAGTCGATCTACGACAACATCGCGTTCGGCCCGCGCGTCCTGGGCATGAAGGGCGACATGGACGAGATCGTCGAGACCTCGCTGCGCAAGGCCGCGCTGTGGGACGACGTCAAGGACCGCCTGAAGGACAACGCCTTCGGCATGTCCGGCGGCCAGCAGCAGCGGCTGTGCATCGCCCGTGCGATCGCGACGTCCCCCGACGTGATCCTCATGGACGAGCCGTGCTCGGCCCTGGACCCGATCTCCACCGGGAAGATCGAGGAGCTCATGCTCGAGCTCAAGTCCCAGTACACGATCGTCATCGTCACGCACAACATGCAGCAGGCGGCGCGCGTGAGCGACCGGACGGCGTTCTTCATCGTCGACCTGTCGGCGGGCGAGTCCAACCGCATCGGCCGGCTCGTCGAGCTGAACCCGACCGAGAAGGTCTTCACCAACCCGGACGACTCCCGCACCGAGGAGTACGTCACCGGCAAGTTCGGCTGAGCGCCGGTCGGACCCCATGGCAGAGTCGCGCACGCACTTCACCGAGGAGCTCGCCCGCATCGAGGAGGCCGGACTCGGCGGCCTGCAGATCGTCGTCGGGCAGATCGACCGCACGCTCGAGGCGCTCCAGCACCAGGACGTCGAGCTGGCGACCCAGGTCATCCACGACGACGACCGCGTCGACGGCCGCTACCTCGAGGTGCACCAGTCGATCCTGTCGCTGCTCGCGCTGCAGGCCCCGGTCGCCGGGGACCTGCGGCTCGTCGCCGCGCTCCTGCACGTCGTCAAGCACATGGAGCGCATGGGCGACCAGTGCGTGAACATCTGCAAGCTCCTGCCGCTGCTTGGCCACGAGCCGCCGGTCGACGAGGAGATCCAGACGAAGATCCTGCGCATGGGCCAGCTCGCCCGGTCCGAGGTCGTCCAGGCCCGGCAGGCGTTCTCGATGCGCGACGTCGGTCTGGCGGAGGACATCCTGCGCCAGGACGAGGAGATCAACCAGATCAACCGCGAGCTGTTCCGCCGCGCGATCCGCATCGGCACCGACGAGGACGCCCGCGAGTGGGGGATGACGATGGCGATGATCGCCCGCGCCCTCGAGCGGATCGGCGACAACGCGGTCGACATCGGCGAGCAGACGGCGTTCGTCGTCACCGGGCTGTTCCGGGAGTTCTCGGACTCCTCGCACCCCACGCAGCGCCTCGATCGCTGATCGACCGGTTGCCGGTGCGCGGATGTGTGCGGTTCGGCACACGTTCGCAAGGTCCTGTGAAAATGTCGTGACCAGAGCCCGCAACCCGGTTTTCGCGACGGGGTAGTGGCTACCATGGGCCGCGTCATGCACGACCTGATCCCCTCCGGTGCGGACCCGCTCCGCATCGCGGTCATCGACACCGACTCCGGCTTCCTGCAGGTGCTCGGCAAGCGCCTCGAGCGCTTGGGCTGGGAGCACCGCGTCCTCGCCGGTGCGGTGCCCGTCGAATCGCTCGTCGCCATGCGCCTCAGCGCCCTGGTCGTCGATCTCGCCACGCTCGGCCCCGCCGCGTGGGAGTACCTGGACAAGCTGACGACCGGGCTTCCCGGTCTCGGCGTCATCGTCTGCACCGGGCAGTCGACGGTCGCCCAGCGCGTCCGCGGCCTGCGCCTCGGCGCCGACGACTGGCTCGGCAAGCCGTGCCACCCCGAGGAGCTCATCGCCCGCATCGAGGCGGTCGTCCGCCGCCGCCGCCGCAGCGAGGATCGCTCCGCGGCGCCGATCGCGGCCGGCGAGATCGAGATCCGCTCCGACCGCTTCCAGGCGTTCGTCGGCGACCGCTCGATCGACCTCACCCGCCGCGAGTTCGAGCTCATCGAGCTGCTCGCCGGGGCGGAGGGCCGCGTCCTGGAGCGCGAGGAGATCTACCAGCGGGTGTGGGGCTACGCGAT containing:
- the phoU gene encoding phosphate signaling complex protein PhoU; protein product: MAESRTHFTEELARIEEAGLGGLQIVVGQIDRTLEALQHQDVELATQVIHDDDRVDGRYLEVHQSILSLLALQAPVAGDLRLVAALLHVVKHMERMGDQCVNICKLLPLLGHEPPVDEEIQTKILRMGQLARSEVVQARQAFSMRDVGLAEDILRQDEEINQINRELFRRAIRIGTDEDAREWGMTMAMIARALERIGDNAVDIGEQTAFVVTGLFREFSDSSHPTQRLDR
- a CDS encoding response regulator transcription factor — encoded protein: MHDLIPSGADPLRIAVIDTDSGFLQVLGKRLERLGWEHRVLAGAVPVESLVAMRLSALVVDLATLGPAAWEYLDKLTTGLPGLGVIVCTGQSTVAQRVRGLRLGADDWLGKPCHPEELIARIEAVVRRRRRSEDRSAAPIAAGEIEIRSDRFQAFVGDRSIDLTRREFELIELLAGAEGRVLEREEIYQRVWGYAMARGDRSVDVFVRKLRQKLEKASPDWRYIHTHFGVGYRFAPEPVDGEPPAPRPELSVVPDPASADAERLAAALR
- the pstB gene encoding phosphate ABC transporter ATP-binding protein PstB, which translates into the protein MGVSAGLRKDTRDPGATRNEIFKLSGLGVTYSGKVAVEGVDMSLYENDITAFIGPSGCGKSTVLRCLNRMNDLVPGATVQGTLTYHDVDLYAPEVDPVAVRQRVGMVFQKPNPFPKSIYDNIAFGPRVLGMKGDMDEIVETSLRKAALWDDVKDRLKDNAFGMSGGQQQRLCIARAIATSPDVILMDEPCSALDPISTGKIEELMLELKSQYTIVIVTHNMQQAARVSDRTAFFIVDLSAGESNRIGRLVELNPTEKVFTNPDDSRTEEYVTGKFG